One Rhodothermia bacterium DNA window includes the following coding sequences:
- a CDS encoding insulinase family protein has product MTKKFLGYFTLLLLMVGISSVYAQKPKTKTGDKQQIQVPTDKIPLDPNIRTGKLPNGLTYYIRKNSKPEKRVELRLALNAGSILETDDQQGLAHLLEHMAFNGTKKYKKQDLVNFLESIGVNFGADLNAYTSFDETVYMLKVPTDKPGLLDKGVDVLREWAGNITLDPDEVDKERGVVVEEWRLGLGAQERIRDKQFPVLLKNSQYAHRLPIGKPEIIQNFKHDQLKQFYKDWYRPDLMAVVVVGDVEPAKMEQDIRRLFGTLKNPTKKIPRKYYDVPGHPETLVSIVSDPEAEFRRIGVIYKHPAQNPNSRIAYREGLVASLWSGMLSTRLQEIATKPNPPFAFAGGGYGSFVRTKDAFSLSAIVPEGKMSNALDVLLTEAERIRRHGFLASEFERQKASLLRSYENNFNEKDKTESDAFADEYVRNFLESEPAPGISWEYDFVKQALPNIKLEEVNQFAVRFMTEQNRVLTVTGKEDENNPLPNENELLAVLNSIKDKNIKPYVDTAATSELLPQLPTSGTITKTDTDTATGVTRLTLSNGAKVTLKPTNFKNDEVLFSGTSPGGSSLVSDADYTSVQLGSQVMAMAGVGNFSMIELQKKLSGKVAQVGAFIGDDSEGLSGKASPKDLETLFQLIHLRFTQPRLDDASLNMFKSQFQMIKGFFSSPEYVFQDTMMVTMARYHPRVRPFSSYKVEELNPERALSVYRERFGNAGDFSFYFVGNFETEKIKPLIAQYLASLPTTNATEKAKDLGIRPPTGVIEKKVLKGKEPKSSSEIQFTGPFEWNRQNRVKLSALGKVLEIRLREELREALSGSYYANASGRAEKEPTPLYTFSVNYASDPERADELYAAMWRVIEEIQTKGTTEEVLTKVREGYSRDLETNLKENRFWMTQLMQKDELKEEISQIPVGAKDLYQALTSEDIQNAARLYLKKDNVVRFVLLPEKQ; this is encoded by the coding sequence ATGACCAAAAAGTTTTTGGGGTACTTCACCCTATTACTGTTAATGGTGGGCATATCAAGCGTTTATGCACAAAAGCCCAAAACCAAAACCGGAGATAAACAACAAATTCAGGTTCCAACCGATAAAATCCCTTTAGACCCAAACATTCGCACAGGAAAACTACCCAATGGCCTGACGTACTACATCCGTAAAAACAGCAAGCCAGAGAAACGTGTGGAACTACGCCTTGCCTTAAATGCAGGCTCCATCTTAGAGACCGATGACCAACAAGGGCTTGCACACCTCTTGGAACACATGGCTTTCAATGGAACAAAAAAGTATAAAAAACAAGATTTAGTAAACTTCTTAGAGTCTATTGGGGTAAATTTTGGCGCCGACCTTAATGCCTATACGAGCTTCGATGAAACGGTGTATATGCTCAAAGTGCCGACCGATAAGCCCGGCTTGTTAGACAAAGGGGTGGATGTGCTGCGGGAATGGGCTGGAAACATCACCTTAGACCCAGATGAGGTGGACAAGGAGCGGGGCGTCGTCGTTGAAGAGTGGCGACTCGGGCTGGGTGCACAAGAAAGAATCCGAGACAAACAATTCCCCGTTCTCCTTAAAAACTCCCAGTATGCACACCGCCTCCCCATCGGCAAGCCGGAAATCATCCAAAACTTTAAGCATGACCAGCTAAAACAATTCTACAAAGACTGGTATCGCCCAGACCTTATGGCCGTTGTGGTGGTGGGGGACGTAGAACCCGCAAAAATGGAACAAGACATCCGTCGCCTCTTCGGAACCCTTAAGAACCCAACCAAAAAAATACCGCGTAAGTATTATGACGTACCCGGCCATCCAGAAACCTTGGTCTCCATCGTGAGTGATCCAGAAGCCGAATTTCGTCGGATTGGGGTAATCTATAAGCACCCCGCACAAAACCCAAACTCCCGTATCGCATATCGGGAAGGTCTAGTTGCCAGTCTTTGGAGTGGGATGCTCAGTACACGCTTGCAAGAAATTGCGACCAAGCCAAACCCACCTTTTGCCTTCGCCGGCGGGGGATATGGGTCTTTTGTACGTACCAAAGACGCCTTCTCGCTTAGCGCCATCGTCCCTGAAGGCAAAATGAGCAATGCCTTAGACGTATTATTAACCGAGGCCGAGCGGATCCGTCGTCATGGGTTCTTGGCCAGTGAGTTCGAACGCCAAAAAGCCAGTTTGCTACGGAGTTACGAAAACAACTTTAATGAAAAGGACAAAACGGAATCGGATGCCTTTGCAGATGAATACGTACGTAACTTTTTGGAAAGCGAACCCGCACCGGGGATTTCTTGGGAGTATGACTTTGTAAAACAAGCACTTCCCAACATTAAATTAGAAGAAGTCAACCAATTTGCCGTCCGCTTTATGACCGAGCAAAACCGCGTTTTGACCGTCACCGGAAAAGAAGACGAAAACAACCCACTACCAAACGAAAACGAACTCTTGGCCGTACTCAATAGTATCAAGGACAAAAACATTAAGCCCTATGTGGACACGGCTGCAACCTCCGAACTTTTGCCACAACTCCCCACAAGCGGTACGATTACCAAAACTGATACCGATACCGCGACCGGTGTTACCCGCCTCACCCTCTCGAATGGAGCAAAAGTGACCCTGAAACCAACGAACTTTAAAAATGATGAAGTGCTGTTTTCCGGAACCAGTCCGGGAGGTTCGTCATTGGTTTCGGATGCTGATTATACCTCCGTTCAACTTGGTAGCCAAGTAATGGCAATGGCGGGTGTGGGTAATTTCAGTATGATCGAATTGCAGAAAAAACTCTCCGGAAAAGTCGCACAGGTAGGCGCATTTATAGGCGATGACAGCGAAGGATTATCCGGCAAGGCATCACCAAAAGACCTTGAAACCCTTTTCCAACTGATCCATCTGCGGTTTACCCAACCCCGTTTGGACGATGCCTCATTGAACATGTTCAAGAGTCAATTCCAGATGATTAAAGGGTTTTTCTCGTCGCCAGAATACGTCTTCCAAGACACCATGATGGTGACGATGGCCCGCTACCACCCGCGCGTCCGCCCCTTTTCGTCGTACAAAGTCGAGGAGTTGAACCCAGAACGTGCCTTGAGCGTTTATCGGGAGCGATTTGGAAATGCAGGCGATTTTTCGTTCTACTTTGTCGGAAACTTTGAGACCGAAAAAATTAAACCACTTATTGCGCAATACTTGGCCAGTTTGCCAACCACCAATGCCACCGAAAAAGCAAAAGACCTCGGCATTCGCCCACCAACAGGCGTTATCGAAAAGAAAGTCCTCAAAGGGAAAGAACCCAAAAGCAGCAGCGAAATTCAATTCACTGGCCCATTCGAGTGGAACCGCCAAAACCGTGTAAAGCTAAGTGCTTTGGGCAAAGTGCTTGAAATTCGCCTTCGCGAAGAGCTACGAGAAGCCCTCAGTGGCTCCTATTATGCAAATGCATCGGGACGTGCAGAAAAGGAACCCACACCGCTTTATACCTTTAGCGTCAACTATGCCAGTGACCCAGAACGCGCCGATGAACTCTATGCCGCCATGTGGCGCGTCATCGAAGAAATCCAAACCAAGGGCACAACAGAGGAAGTCCTCACCAAAGTGAGAGAGGGCTATAGCCGTGACCTCGAAACAAACCTGAAGGAAAACCGATTCTGGATGACCCAGTTGATGCAAAAGGACGAATTAAAGGAGGAAATTTCCCAGATACCAGTTGGTGCAAAAGATTTGTACCAAGCACTTACGTCCGAGGACATCCAAAACGCTGCACGACTATACCTTAAAAAAGACAACGTGGTACGGTTTGTCCTGCTCCCCGAAAAGCAATAA